Proteins co-encoded in one Cricetulus griseus strain 17A/GY chromosome 1 unlocalized genomic scaffold, alternate assembly CriGri-PICRH-1.0 chr1_1, whole genome shotgun sequence genomic window:
- the LOC100754327 gene encoding olfactory receptor 7E24-like has product MQNTTSVPELHFIQLSEDPDLQPVLFGLFLSMYILALFGNLLIILTVSSDSHLHTPMYFFLSSLSMVDIGFISTTVPRVIVDIQTHCPVISYVGCLTQMSLFIIFACMDSMLLTVMAFDRFVAICHPLHYQAIMNPSCCGVLLLGSFLLSLVELLLHYVSILKFSNCAHITEISNFFCGPSEVLKLANFDTATNNIVRFCIGALFGLLPVSGIIFSYFKIVSSIMRSSSSSGKQKTFSTCGSHLSIVCLFYGTGVGVYFSSSLLHSPRSNAVASVMYTVVPPMLNPFIYSLRNKDIKTALCNILSRAF; this is encoded by the coding sequence ATGCAGAACACAACATCTGTGCCAGAATTACACTTCATTCAACTCTCAGAAGATCCAGACCTACAGCCTGTTCTCTTTGGCCTATTCTTGTCCATGTACATCTTGGCCCTGTTTGGAAACCTGCTCATCATCCTGACAGTAAGCTCTgactcccatctccacacacccatgtatttcttcctctCCAGCCTGTCCATGGTTGACATTGGTTTCATCTCCACCACTGTTCCCAGGGTAATTGTGGACATCCAAACTCACTGTCCAGTCATCTCCTATGTGGGCTGCCTGACACAGATGTCACTGTTTATAATTTTTGCATGTATGGATAGCATGCTTCTGACTGTGATGGCCTTTGATCGTTTTGTGGCTATCTGTCACCCTCTGCATTACCAGGCCATTATGAATCCTAGTTGCTGTGGTGTCTTACTTCTAGGTTCTTTTCTCCTTAGCCTGGTAGAATTACTGTTACACTATGTGTCAATATTAAAATTTTCCAACTGTGCCCATATTACTGAAATTTCCAACTTCTTTTGTGGTCCTTCTGAAGTCCTTAAACTTGCCAATTTTGATACTGCCACCAATAACATAGTCAGATTCTGTATAGGTGCtctctttgggttacttcctgtttcaggaatcattttctcttactttaaaatAGTTTCCTCCATCATGCGATCATCATCATCAAGTGGGAAGCAAAAAaccttctccacctgtgggtctcaTTTGTCCATTGTTTGCCTGTTTTATGGAACAGGAGTAGGAGTGTACTTCAGCTCCTCTCTGTTACATTCTCCAAGAAGTAATGCAGTGGCCTCAGTGATGTATACTGTGGTCCCACCTATGTTGAATCCCTTCATTTACAGCCTGAGGAACAAAGACATTAAAACTGCTTTATGCAATATTCTTAGCAGAGCATTCTGA
- the LOC100754904 gene encoding olfactory receptor 7E24 isoform X2 — protein MQNTTSVPVFHFIQLSEDPDLQPVLSGLFLCMYILALFGNLLIILTVSSDSHLHTPMYFFLSNLSMVDIGFISTTVPRVIVDIQTHCPAISYVGCLTQMSLFVIFACMDDMLLVVMAYDRFVAICHPLHYQVIMNPSRCGVLLLACFLLSLLELLLLYVAVLNFSNCEDYVEISNFFCGSSEVLKLACFDTVISNIVRYCVGTVFGILPISGIIFSYYKIVSSIMRSSSSSGKHKAFSTCGSHLSIVCLFYGTALGVYFSSSLSLSPKTNAVASVMYTVVTPMLNPFIYSLRNKDIKTALRKILSRTF, from the coding sequence atgcaaaacacAACATCTGTACCAGTATTCCACTTCATACAACTCTCAGAGGATCCAGACCTACAGCCTGTTCTCTCTGGTCTATTCTTGTGCATGTACATCTTGGCCCTGTTTGGAAACCTGCTCATCATCCTGACAGTAAGCTCTgactcccatctccacacacccatgtacttcttcctctccaaccTGTCCATGGTTGATATTGGTTTCATCTCCACCACTGTTCCCAGGGTGATTGTGGACATCCAAACTCACTGCCCAGCCATCTCCTATGTGGGCTGCCTGACACAGATGTCACTATTTGTAATTTTTGCATGTATGGATGACATGCTTCTGGTTGTGATGGCATATGACAGGTTTGTGGCCATCTGTCACCCTCTGCATTACCAGGTCATTATGAATCCCAGTCGCTGTGGTGTCTTACTTCTAGCGTGTTTTCTCCTTAGTCTTCTGGAATTACTGTTGCTGTATGTGGCAGTGTTAAATTTTTCCAACTGTGAGGATTATGTTGAAATTTCTAACTTCTTCTGTGGCTCTTCTGAAGTCCTTAAACTTGCCTGTTTTGATACTGTCATCAGTAACATAGTCAGATACTGTGTAGGCACTGTCTTTGGAATACTTCCTATTTCAGGAATCATTTTCTCTTACTATAAAATAGTTTCCTCCATCATGAGATCATCATCATCAAGTGGGAAACATaaagccttctccacctgtgggtctcaTTTGTCCATTGTTTGCCTGTTTTATGGAACAGCACTAGGAGTTTACTTCAGCTCCTCCCTGTCACTTTCCCCAAAAACTAATGCAGTGGCCTCAGTGATGTACACTGTGGTCACACCTATGCTGAATCCcttcatctacagcctgaggaacaaggaCATTAAAACTGCCTTAAGGAAGATTCTGAGCAGAACATTCTAA